TCGGGAGAACTCCTTTCAGCAGTTCTCCTTCGGAACGCAGATGAGAACTCCAGCAGGGTTCTTCTTCGGTGCAATTTGCAATTTGATATTTGCATTTTGAAATGAGCCTCGGTGCCTCTGTGGTTGATTTAAAAGATTGTAACCTTCAATGAAAGGAAATTAATGACTCACGACGTTAAAGACATAAAACTTGCCCCGCAACATGTAGTGCGAGGCTCAGCGTGCCCCAGTTGGGTATTAGCCTCGCCAGCGAACCTGAAGGTTCGCACTACGTAACTCGCAGGAAGTAAACCTCAAGGAAAGGAAGTTGAATGAAGTACGATGTTAAAGATTTATCCCTTGCCCCCAAGGGGAAGCTGCGGATCGAGTGGGCAGGGCGGTTCATGCCCGTACTTAAGCTGATCAGCGAGCGCTTTGCAAAGGAAAAGCCCTTAAAAGGGACGCGGCTTGCCGCGTGTCTGCACGTTACAACCGAGACCGCAAACTTGATGTTTACCCTGAAGGCGGGCGGTGCAAAACTCAGGCTCTGTGCGTCCAATCCCCTTTCCACCCAGGACGACGTGGCAGCATCGTTGGTCAAAGACTACGGAATCGAGGTGTTCGCCATCCGTGGGGTCAACAACCGAGACTACTATCGCCATATCAACTCAGCATTGGATATCAAACCCCACATCACCATGGACGACGGCGCTGATCTGGTCTCAACCCTGCACTCAAAACGCCGCAAACTCCTTGCGGGTGTCAAAGGCGGGACCGAGGAGACCACCACAGGCGTTATCCGGCTACGCGCCATGGCCAAGGACGGTGCGCTGGCGTATCCGGTGATCGCGGTGAACGACTCGGAGACCAAGTATCTCTTCGATAACCGCTACGGCACAGGCCAGTCAACACTCGACGGCATCATTCGCGCCACCAACTTCCTTATCGCGGGTTCCACCGTGGTCATCGCCGGCTACGGCTGGTGCGGCAAGGGCGTTGCCATGCGCGCAAAAGGTCTCGGTGCCAAGGTGATCGTTACCGAGGTGAATCCGGTAAAGGCGCTTGAGGCGGAGATGGACGGCTTCAGGGTGATGCCCATGATTAAGGCAGCTCCTCTGGGTGATCTCTTCGTTACCCTAACCGGAGACATAGACGTGATCCACGCTGAGATTTTCGAGCGCATGAAGGACGGCGCCATCGTCTGCAACTCCGGCCACTTCGACGTGGAGATCTCAAAGAAAGACCTTGCAGCACTTACCGTAAAGAAGCGCGAGATCCGCAAGGAGGTGGTTGAGCATACCTTAAAGAACGGGAAGAAGGTCTTCTTCCTATCTGAGGGTCGGTTGATCAATCTCTCCGCAGCCGAGGGCCATCCGGCCATGGTTATGGACATGAGCTTTGCAAACCAGTCGCTGGCCGCAGAGTACATCCTCAAGCATGGGGCAGAACTCGAACGCAAGGTCTACAACCTGCCTGCCAGGCTGGATTCCCAAATCGCTTTCCTCAAGCTTAGGTCCATGGGTGTAAAGATCGACATGCTCACACCTGCGCAGCGTCGCTATCTGGCAAGCTGGCAGGAAGGGACTTAATGGCCGAAGTTGCCAAGACCCGTGTGGTTGTTGAACGACTTAAAGGGCTGACTGTTGCCGCTAAGGCAAACTCAGGTCATTGGACGGTGATAGACACCAAAGCAAGCGTCGGCGGCAACGAGGGTGCTCCCTCTCCTACGGAGCTTTTGTTGATGTCCTTGGGCGGGTGCACCGCGATGGACGTCCTATCCATCCTTAAAAAGATGGACCAGCCTGTAGAGGACTTCCGTATCGAACTCGAGGGAGAGCGTTCGCCTGAGCATCCCAAGGTCTACACCAGGATCAGAATGATCTGTATTGTCAAGGGTGATGTGGAGCCAGCCAAACTTGAGCGTGCGATTGAGCTTTCACAGGAGCGCTACTGTTCGGTCTCGGTCATGCTAAGGAAGATTGTTCGAATCGAGGCATCTTACCGTATCGAGCCCGCCGACATGTGACGATCTCGGTTGAAGATACTGCGGGATGAATCAAGATCGATCCGGATCAAGGTCTTCGGATTGATCTTAGTTCTCCGAATAAAGGTGGCTTGGGAGTTGGGCAGGGTCTAGGGGGCGATTAGTTTGATTGTTGGGGAGTGTTAGTTGCTTGGGTGGTTTTTGTTGTTGTTTTTTACCCTATTGATCTCGCTGCGGAATAGCGAGAGGAAGGTGCGCCAGAGGATCTTTAGATCAAGCGACAGCGAGCGGTTTTGTATGTACAGTATATTGAACCGGAACTTCTCTGGGATAATCTCGTCGATGTACTGTTCGTCGAACTTCGAAGGGTCCATGTGGCTTTCGATGTCCACGTAGTGTATCTGTGCTGGTCCGGTTATCCCTGGCTTGACCGAGAGGATCGCGCGTTGACCCTTGGTGTAGTGAGAGACGTACTGCGGGTCTTCCGGCCTCGGGCCTACCATACTCATCTGCCCCAGGAATACGTTGATGAGCTGAGGCAGCTCGTCTACCTTCAGGCGGCGCAGGATTGCTCCTATACCCGTGATTCGAGGGTCGTTGCGATAGGTGAGCTTGGGGCCACAGCGGTCAGCACCGGCGATCATGGTTCGGAACTTGAAGATCTTGAATAGCTTTCCGTTCCTACCCACCCGGACACCACGGTAGAAAATCGGACCCTTGGAGTCAAGCGTTATGGCAAGCGCTACAAAAGGGGTAATAAGTGCGAGAAGCCAGAGTCCGATAAACGAAACCACGATGTCCAGGAGACGTTTCATGCTTTACCCCTTCCGGGGAATCGAGAGTTCAGGTGCTCGGGTTGTGCTGCTTCCACAAATGGGATTATAAGGAAGCAAGGGAGTAAGTCAATCATGTAAAGAGTAGAAGTAAGCTACCCTTTTCTCCTTCGGAGGAAAGATCTGGGTGAATAGTCGGCGAATCTCCCTTAATAAATTATGTTTATCACGCTTGCTGGGGGATCCAATCTCTCTTAAGAACCCTCACCATCCTCTGCTCACCCTGGTAACTATCCCTTGGCGCACAGACTCTGTCCAGTTGACAAATCCGCGCGAGCGTGTAGAATATGTATCTGTATTATTAAAGGCAATAGGAGGAGTGTGATGTTTGTTTGGCTTCTACTTTTCAGCGCTCCGATTGACTGCGGAGCGCTTGATGCAATGGCGTTTCGTTCCATAGAAGAGCGTCGCGACTACATAGACTCTCTTGCCGAGGTGGATCATGAGGGAACTATCACGCTTATGCGCAAGGCGCTGGGATGCCCTTCCGAGCAGACGCGTATGTTTGCTGCCGAAGCCCTTGGGTATCTGGATGACCCTGGAGCCATACCTGCCCTTATCGCTGCGCTAAAGTCACCCTCTATTGGGGTGCGGTACGAGACTGCATGGGCATTGGGGCTGTTGGGGGACACCTCGGCGCTGACGCCTCTGATTGATGCGCTCTCTGATCGTGCGGTACCGGTACGAACCAACGCCGCCTGGGCGCTGGGGGAGATTGCAGACGCGCGGGCGATTGGCGCGTTACTGAAGGCCCTTGAGGATGTCGACCGCCGCGTCCGCGAGAACGCGACCGAGGCTTTGGGTAAGCTCGAATCAAAGGAGGCGGTTCCTATCTTCCTTAAGCGAGTTGCTTCGCTTTCAGGCTCAGAACGCAACAGGACACTCGCTGCACTGGCGAAGATCGCCGACCACAGGGCCACCGAGGTTCTCGCCCAAGCCGCGACTGACCCTGCCGTTCCTGACCGCCACCTCATAGCACAGGCACTCGGTCGAATAGGCGACACAACCGCTGTAGAGACCTTGTTAAAGCTCTTGGATGATTCCCGGTGGGCCGTTCGTGCCAAGGCGGCGTTGTCGTTGGGAATGCTTAAAGATAAACGCGCGTTGAAGCCGCTTGTGGCCAAGGCCTCAGACAAAAAACCTGAGGTAAGGCAAGCAGTTTCCGAGGCACTCGGCCGTATTGGAGATATCCAGTCTGAGGACGTGCTGATCTCAGGCCTTGAGGATGAGAACGATCTTTGCGTGATGGCTGCGGCACACGCCCTTGGGCTTCTGGGAAGCAGGAAGGCGCTAGAGCCTCTGATCGAGTTAATGTCCGACCCTGAACCACCGGTGAGGGAGCAGGTTGCGTTCGCTCTTGGGGCTATCGGCGATCCTACTGCGGCTTCCGCACTGCGCTCGCGACTCAACGACGTCTCATGGGAGGTGCAGCAAGAAGCGGTTACCTCAATCGGATGGCTGCGCGA
This genomic stretch from candidate division TA06 bacterium B3_TA06 harbors:
- a CDS encoding osmotically inducible protein OsmC translates to MAEVAKTRVVVERLKGLTVAAKANSGHWTVIDTKASVGGNEGAPSPTELLLMSLGGCTAMDVLSILKKMDQPVEDFRIELEGERSPEHPKVYTRIRMICIVKGDVEPAKLERAIELSQERYCSVSVMLRKIVRIEASYRIEPADM
- a CDS encoding adenosylhomocysteinase; the protein is MKYDVKDLSLAPKGKLRIEWAGRFMPVLKLISERFAKEKPLKGTRLAACLHVTTETANLMFTLKAGGAKLRLCASNPLSTQDDVAASLVKDYGIEVFAIRGVNNRDYYRHINSALDIKPHITMDDGADLVSTLHSKRRKLLAGVKGGTEETTTGVIRLRAMAKDGALAYPVIAVNDSETKYLFDNRYGTGQSTLDGIIRATNFLIAGSTVVIAGYGWCGKGVAMRAKGLGAKVIVTEVNPVKALEAEMDGFRVMPMIKAAPLGDLFVTLTGDIDVIHAEIFERMKDGAIVCNSGHFDVEISKKDLAALTVKKREIRKEVVEHTLKNGKKVFFLSEGRLINLSAAEGHPAMVMDMSFANQSLAAEYILKHGAELERKVYNLPARLDSQIAFLKLRSMGVKIDMLTPAQRRYLASWQEGT